The following coding sequences are from one Manis pentadactyla isolate mManPen7 chromosome 13, mManPen7.hap1, whole genome shotgun sequence window:
- the LOC118919979 gene encoding LOW QUALITY PROTEIN: olfactory receptor 2H1-like (The sequence of the model RefSeq protein was modified relative to this genomic sequence to represent the inferred CDS: inserted 1 base in 1 codon) yields MTNKSFPVGFILLGFSEWPLLETILFWAVILLYTMIVLSNSAIILLSCVDPRLHSPMYFFLSNLSFLDLCFATSAAPQMLFNLWGPDKTITYTGCAIQLYVFLCVGVTEGVMLVVMAFDRCVAICRPLHYTIIMNRLLCWKLVLTAWLCGLLESVTQSSLTFQLPFCSHHRLDDFLCEVPALIRLACGNTSANELPMSITSVLLTILPMVLIMISYGFIAQAWXKVQSEEGRQKAIATCSSHLTVVLMFFGTVAMVYTDPKNQLASKHGRFFTFFYALVTPLLNPLIYTLRNKEVKGALLRLLF; encoded by the exons ATGACTAATAAGAGCTTCCCAGTGGGTTTCATCCTACTTGGCTTCTCGGAATGGCCCCTGCTAGAAaccattctcttctgggctgTGATCCTCTTGTACACCATGATCGTCCTCTCCAACTCAGCCATCATCCTGCTCTCCTGTGTGGACCCTCGGCTTCATAGTCCCATGTACTTCTTTCTTAGTAACCTGTCCTTCCTGGATCTCTGCTTCGCCACAAGTGCTGCGCCCCAGATGTTGTTCAACCTGTGGGGGCCAGACAAGACCATCACCTACACAGGCTGTGCCATCCAGCTCTACGTGTTCCTCTGTGTGGGCGTCACAGAAGGCGTCATGCTTGTGGTGATGGCCTTTGACCGCTGCGTTGCTATCTGCCGGCCCCTGCACTACACCATCATCATGAACCGTCTGCTGTGCTGGAAGCTGGTGCTCACggcctggctgtgtggcctgCTGGAGTCTGTGACCCAATCTTCCCTCACATTCCAGCTGCCCTTCTGCTCCCACCACCGCCTGGATGACTTTCTGTGTGAGGTGCCTGCCCTCATAAGGCTGGCCTGTGGGAACACCTCTGCAAATGAATTGCCGATGTCCATCACTTCTGTTCTCTTGACCATTTTGCCAATGGTGTTGATCATGATTTCTTATGGCTTCATAGCTCAAGCTT GAAAAGTCCAGTCTGAGGAGGGAAGGCAGAAGGCCAttgccacctgctcctcccacctcactgtGGTCCTCATGTTCTTTGGGACAGTGGCCATGGTGTACACAGACCCTAAGAACCAACTTGCTTCAAAGCACGGCAGGTTCTTCACCTTCTTCTATGCTTTGGTCACACCACTGCTGAACCCCCTCATCTATACCTTAAGGAACAAAGAAGTGAAGGGTGCCCTGCTAAGGCTGCTCTTTTAA